In one window of Thalassotalea agarivorans DNA:
- the rimM gene encoding ribosome maturation factor RimM (Essential for efficient processing of 16S rRNA) has translation MSEVSENVILGKVGAVYGVKGWVKIHSFTQDPEAILDYFPWSLKLGKKEQRVEVEDWRKHNKGLIVKVKGFEDRDQASALVNSEIFISGESLPELPEGEFYWRDLIGMTVITNQGYNLGVVDDIMETGANDVLVVKANAKDAFGKKERLIPYVEEEVIESISIEDKQICVDWDPGF, from the coding sequence GTGAGTGAAGTATCTGAAAATGTCATCCTTGGCAAAGTAGGCGCAGTCTACGGTGTTAAAGGTTGGGTAAAGATTCATTCATTTACACAAGACCCTGAAGCCATTTTAGACTATTTCCCTTGGTCGCTAAAATTAGGGAAAAAAGAACAACGTGTTGAAGTAGAAGATTGGCGGAAACACAACAAAGGTTTAATCGTAAAGGTTAAAGGTTTTGAAGATAGAGATCAGGCGTCAGCGTTGGTTAATTCTGAAATCTTTATTTCTGGTGAGTCATTACCGGAGTTACCTGAAGGTGAGTTTTACTGGCGTGACCTTATTGGCATGACGGTGATTACAAACCAAGGTTATAACCTAGGTGTTGTCGACGATATTATGGAAACAGGCGCTAATGACGTCTTAGTTGTTAAAGCCAATGCGAAAGACGCTTTCGGTAAGAAAGAAAGACTAATTCCTTATGTAGAGGAAGAAGTTATTGAGTCGATTAGCATTGAAGATAAACAAATTTGTGTTGACTGGGACCCAGGTTTTTAA